The Thermodesulfovibrio thiophilus DSM 17215 genome contains a region encoding:
- the rpsO gene encoding 30S ribosomal protein S15 → MGISPERKKEIIESFKTHPSDTGSPEVQVAIITERINYLTEHFKTHKKDHHSRRGLIKLVAQRRKLLNYLKTIDKERYGKLIERLSIRK, encoded by the coding sequence ATGGGCATTTCTCCAGAAAGAAAAAAAGAAATTATTGAAAGTTTTAAGACACATCCATCTGACACAGGTTCACCAGAAGTCCAGGTAGCCATTATTACTGAAAGAATTAACTATTTAACTGAGCATTTTAAAACACACAAAAAGGACCACCATTCAAGACGAGGACTAATTAAATTAGTTGCTCAAAGACGAAAACTTTTAAATTATCTTAAAACAATTGATAAAGAAAGATATGGAAAGCTCATTGAAAGGCTTAGTATTAGAAAATAA
- a CDS encoding AAA family ATPase translates to MMKIKKIIIENIGPYKNKEFIFEHSCSLIVDKNEAGKSILANSILEALYPSKQPIVQPGNGKITLEIEAAQDIYQIIRDYRDCHILKNGKVLKYETKKKGRIIKKSPGEIIFNLPREIFINSAFLMQKAGINMNDLYSITSYLEEAIDTGFQDSSASLALTKIKESLYESIHSGVLFPFNTKGKLDTAIKIWTNKLAECENKKLYLNSLVENQKEILENYVASLSEYENINYRLAELDSAYALWKIQKDDTCRLEIERLEKRNEELKNFENLVSFYKEFEDLKLEEQQFIYDYDTTIQGLQKDLDNKKQKSKIITSSFKKYFWSNISFALFSILAGIFIKKIFLAGIVLCIVLFIYQLKLSRENKELNQEIKELQLKKDNLDTQIHYLISRFRSVYNQNEFFNVLKQISLHKNEIKELIKNSEQIEVLKKQILSENERNFYESKKRNFYESKISLMNKKLNNEDIEAYEQKKERLLRQKDEIKDRIHKLQAEYDKIMQHKKEVDKIVDQIQAIEKYLQTLDKFKKALQKALEVLENITWKQHEFWAEKLNKKASQLLIKITGKAIGLSFNKDLSFNVKLPEIEYQLSEKEIEQKLSGGMVEQIYLTIRLILANILSKEKKIPFILDEPFAHSDDERFIKGMNYLIQEISNSNQVIILSCHQHRLKLIEELKNSFCLISIKN, encoded by the coding sequence ATGATGAAGATTAAAAAAATAATCATAGAAAACATAGGACCTTATAAAAATAAGGAATTTATCTTTGAACATTCCTGTAGTTTAATAGTGGATAAAAATGAAGCAGGCAAATCCATTCTTGCAAACTCTATACTTGAAGCATTATATCCTTCAAAACAACCTATTGTACAACCAGGCAATGGGAAAATTACCCTGGAAATCGAGGCTGCCCAGGATATTTATCAAATCATAAGAGACTACAGAGACTGTCATATATTAAAAAATGGAAAAGTTCTTAAATACGAGACTAAAAAGAAAGGACGAATTATAAAAAAATCACCCGGAGAAATAATTTTCAATCTTCCAAGAGAGATATTTATAAACAGTGCTTTTTTAATGCAGAAGGCTGGAATAAATATGAATGACCTCTATTCAATCACATCCTATTTAGAGGAAGCAATTGATACAGGTTTTCAGGATAGTTCAGCCTCTTTAGCACTAACAAAAATCAAAGAAAGTCTGTATGAAAGTATTCACAGTGGTGTTTTATTTCCTTTTAATACAAAAGGTAAACTTGACACAGCCATAAAAATATGGACTAATAAACTGGCTGAATGTGAAAATAAAAAATTATATCTCAATAGTTTGGTTGAAAACCAGAAAGAAATTCTTGAAAATTACGTTGCAAGCCTTTCTGAATATGAAAATATTAATTACAGACTTGCAGAGCTTGATAGTGCCTATGCTCTGTGGAAAATACAAAAAGATGATACGTGCCGTTTAGAAATTGAAAGACTTGAAAAGAGGAATGAAGAGTTAAAAAATTTTGAAAACTTGGTTTCATTTTATAAAGAATTTGAAGATTTAAAATTAGAGGAACAACAGTTTATTTATGATTATGATACTACAATTCAAGGCCTGCAAAAAGATTTAGACAATAAAAAACAAAAATCAAAAATTATAACTAGTTCATTTAAAAAATATTTCTGGTCCAATATTTCATTTGCTCTTTTTAGCATCCTAGCAGGAATTTTCATAAAAAAAATTTTTTTAGCAGGTATTGTCCTCTGCATTGTCCTTTTTATTTATCAGCTTAAACTTAGTCGTGAAAATAAAGAGTTAAATCAGGAAATAAAAGAATTACAGTTAAAAAAGGACAATCTCGACACTCAAATACATTATTTAATCTCCAGATTCAGGTCTGTATATAATCAAAATGAATTTTTTAATGTATTGAAACAAATTAGTCTTCACAAAAATGAAATTAAAGAACTTATAAAAAATTCTGAACAAATTGAAGTTTTGAAAAAGCAAATTCTCTCAGAAAATGAAAGAAATTTTTATGAATCTAAAAAAAGAAATTTTTATGAATCTAAAATTAGTCTTATGAATAAAAAATTAAATAACGAAGATATAGAAGCATATGAACAAAAAAAAGAAAGACTGCTCAGACAGAAAGATGAAATAAAGGACAGAATTCATAAATTACAAGCTGAATACGATAAAATTATGCAACATAAAAAAGAAGTTGATAAAATAGTTGACCAAATACAAGCTATTGAAAAATACTTACAAACTCTGGATAAATTCAAAAAAGCTTTACAGAAAGCTCTTGAAGTTCTTGAAAATATAACCTGGAAACAACACGAGTTCTGGGCTGAAAAATTAAATAAAAAAGCTTCACAACTTTTAATCAAAATAACAGGTAAAGCCATCGGTTTATCTTTTAATAAAGATCTCTCATTTAATGTCAAATTGCCAGAAATAGAATACCAATTATCTGAAAAAGAGATTGAACAAAAACTCAGTGGAGGAATGGTAGAACAAATATACCTGACTATCAGATTAATTCTTGCTAATATTTTAAGCAAAGAAAAAAAGATTCCTTTTATACTGGATGAACCATTTGCTCATTCAGATGATGAAAGATTTATTAAAGGCATGAATTATTTAATACAAGAGATATCTAATTCAAATCAGGTAATTATACTTAGTTGTCATCAGCATAGATTAAAACTTATTGAAGAATTAAAAAATTCTTTTTGTCTTATCTCAATAAAGAATTAA
- a CDS encoding metallophosphoesterase family protein: protein MKFRVLHISDLHLGSQIKGIDRNKYCRDALLKAFNIIKEKNLDAMLVAGDFFENDKIYREDIEFLNELFESVSPKPVVIAPGNHDLLGLNCAYNDNFLDILKLKKWPENVKIFKKPEFAFFQIDENVNLYGKPCLNRETKAFNETVNLNPSKINIAILHASRVDFKTENKEIWHPFDTEDVLKSNFDYIALGHYHSYSEISDDTIVKSAYSGSMVPTSISEYGQRGGLIVEISKESNKTTTITEFVELSKFSIEKIEITPDQPVEWIKNIISAKTKNRNPDDTLFIVKIKGMGYLNLMHLKDILSEYNILFDTSEFTKIDIEKLKETSLETTIGAFIHEMLRLIDNADEKEMEILEDALLYGLDAFAQKQIIPKFYDED, encoded by the coding sequence ATGAAATTCAGAGTTCTGCATATTTCCGATCTTCATTTAGGCTCACAAATAAAGGGAATAGATAGAAATAAATACTGTAGAGACGCATTATTAAAAGCCTTCAACATAATTAAAGAAAAAAATCTTGATGCAATGTTAGTTGCCGGTGATTTTTTTGAAAACGATAAAATCTATAGAGAAGACATAGAATTTTTAAACGAGCTTTTTGAATCAGTTTCTCCTAAACCAGTGGTTATTGCACCAGGAAACCATGATTTATTAGGACTTAACTGTGCATATAATGATAACTTTCTTGACATACTTAAACTAAAAAAATGGCCAGAAAATGTAAAAATTTTTAAAAAGCCTGAATTCGCATTTTTTCAGATAGATGAAAATGTGAATCTTTATGGAAAACCATGCCTGAATAGAGAAACAAAAGCTTTTAATGAAACTGTTAATCTTAATCCATCAAAAATTAATATTGCAATTCTACACGCATCAAGAGTTGATTTTAAAACTGAAAATAAGGAAATCTGGCATCCCTTTGATACAGAAGATGTTTTAAAATCTAACTTTGATTATATTGCACTGGGGCATTATCATAGTTATTCAGAGATATCAGATGATACTATTGTAAAATCTGCTTATTCAGGAAGTATGGTACCGACTTCTATATCTGAATACGGCCAACGAGGTGGGTTAATTGTTGAAATTTCAAAAGAAAGCAACAAAACAACAACCATAACAGAATTCGTAGAGTTAAGCAAGTTTTCAATTGAAAAAATCGAAATCACACCCGATCAACCTGTAGAATGGATTAAAAATATAATATCTGCTAAAACTAAAAATCGCAATCCAGACGATACTCTTTTTATTGTAAAAATCAAAGGAATGGGATATCTGAATTTAATGCACTTAAAAGATATCCTCTCTGAATATAACATTTTATTTGATACTTCTGAATTTACAAAAATTGACATCGAAAAATTGAAAGAAACTTCTCTAGAAACAACTATTGGTGCATTTATTCATGAAATGCTTAGACTTATTGATAATGCAGATGAAAAGGAAATGGAAATCCTTGAAGATGCTCTGCTTTATGGACTTGATGCTTTTGCTCAGAAGCAGATAATTCCAAAATTTTATGATGAAGATTAA